The following are encoded together in the Acidobacteriota bacterium genome:
- the aroF gene encoding 3-deoxy-7-phosphoheptulonate synthase, giving the protein MLIVMKSDSSTEQVERVCSFVKELGLTPHPIPGKLRTAIGITGNKGPVEAQRISALPGVAELIRVTSPYKLAGREMKPDNSIVDVDGVQFGGKEFVIIAGPCSVETPEQTMETARCVKGSGAHILRGGAFKPRTSPYSFQGLGERGLDILLEAKAATGLPIVSEVVDTETFDLVESKVDMFQIGSRNMQNYSLLKRAGRSRKPVLLKRWMSGTMQEFLMCAEYIMSEGNHNVILCERGVRAFSDFSRFTLDIAVVPELKQRSHLPVIVDPSHAGGKRDLVIPLARTAVAAGADGIIVEVHPHPEEALSDGPQALTPDMFEQLVDEIQRLAPAVGRSVRTVV; this is encoded by the coding sequence ATGTTAATCGTAATGAAATCGGACTCCAGCACTGAGCAGGTCGAGCGAGTCTGTTCGTTCGTCAAGGAGCTCGGGCTAACTCCTCACCCGATTCCGGGAAAACTTCGCACGGCGATCGGCATCACGGGCAATAAGGGTCCTGTCGAAGCCCAGCGAATCTCGGCGCTACCAGGTGTCGCAGAGTTGATCCGTGTCACAAGCCCCTACAAACTTGCCGGCCGGGAAATGAAACCGGACAATTCGATCGTCGATGTCGATGGCGTCCAATTCGGCGGGAAAGAGTTTGTCATCATTGCCGGTCCGTGTTCCGTCGAGACCCCGGAACAGACGATGGAAACCGCGCGTTGCGTTAAGGGTTCCGGTGCCCATATTCTGCGTGGTGGCGCGTTCAAACCACGGACGTCACCCTACTCGTTTCAGGGGCTTGGAGAGCGCGGACTCGATATTCTTCTCGAAGCCAAGGCTGCGACGGGACTCCCGATTGTCTCCGAGGTCGTCGACACCGAGACCTTCGATCTGGTCGAGTCCAAGGTCGACATGTTTCAAATCGGCTCGCGAAACATGCAAAACTACTCGCTGCTGAAGCGAGCCGGTCGTTCACGGAAACCGGTTCTACTCAAACGCTGGATGTCCGGAACGATGCAAGAATTTCTGATGTGTGCGGAGTACATCATGTCAGAGGGCAACCATAATGTGATCCTCTGCGAGCGTGGCGTTAGGGCGTTCAGTGACTTCTCGCGATTCACGCTGGACATCGCCGTGGTTCCGGAGCTGAAGCAACGATCCCATCTACCCGTGATCGTCGATCCATCCCATGCCGGCGGGAAACGGGATCTTGTGATTCCTCTGGCCCGCACCGCCGTGGCCGCCGGAGCAGACGGGATCATCGTCGAGGTCCATCCACACCCCGAGGAGGCCCTTTCGGATGGCCCGCAAGCGTTGACACCCGACATGTTCGAACAGTTGGTTGACGAGATCCAGCGCCTGGCGCCGGCCGTCGGACGCTCGGTCCGGACGGTTGTGTGA
- a CDS encoding DUF4301 family protein, which produces MTQFSSDDCEELEQRQISIDEVRRQIEFLSGPRPVARLVRPATLGDGIHRIPEDRQDELIRRHDSTARAGRFSKFVPASGAASRMFRDLMVSPTVGNDARARFMEHRHRFPFFDDLASCVGAAGSSDAWVHALLDPDQLGLESLPKGLVPFHHGRPEPRTPFDEHLIEAAQTIADADGGCRVHFTVSPEHRTMFLDRLARRGPEFQEIHRCRYDVSFSEQSPATDTIALTPEGDLQRDELGRIVFRPGGHGALIENLSRTEGDLVFVKNIDNVQPDKRRETTVRWKKILGGLGSWLHDRRVEYQTRLQDASTDETNHREVVDFLREWCFIESVLVGDDDKDRRRLQRVLDRPLRVAGVVLNRDEPGGGPFWVRGSAGEDRPQIVETAQMNREDPEQSRQVDGATHFNPVDLVCAVRDAEGRSYDLERFVDPETSIVTEKTVAGHQVRALERPGLWNGAMAGWLTVFVEVPLETFSPVKSVFDLLRPEHQS; this is translated from the coding sequence ATGACCCAGTTCTCGTCGGACGACTGCGAGGAACTCGAACAACGGCAGATCTCGATCGACGAGGTCCGGCGTCAGATCGAATTTCTGAGCGGACCCCGTCCGGTGGCCCGTCTCGTTCGCCCCGCCACCCTCGGTGACGGCATCCACCGCATCCCTGAGGATCGCCAAGACGAGTTGATTCGACGACACGATTCGACGGCACGTGCCGGGCGATTCTCGAAATTTGTACCGGCATCGGGGGCCGCGAGCAGGATGTTTCGCGACCTCATGGTTTCGCCGACTGTGGGTAACGATGCACGGGCGAGATTCATGGAACATCGCCATCGATTTCCGTTCTTCGACGACCTTGCAAGTTGTGTCGGCGCCGCGGGGAGCTCCGACGCCTGGGTTCATGCACTCCTCGATCCCGATCAGCTTGGCCTCGAGAGCTTGCCCAAGGGGCTTGTCCCTTTTCATCACGGCAGGCCCGAACCCAGAACGCCCTTCGACGAGCATCTCATCGAGGCCGCGCAGACCATTGCCGATGCGGATGGCGGCTGTCGCGTGCACTTCACCGTCTCCCCGGAGCATCGAACGATGTTCCTCGATCGGTTGGCCCGCCGCGGACCCGAGTTCCAGGAAATTCACCGCTGCCGATACGACGTGTCCTTCAGTGAGCAGTCGCCGGCGACCGACACCATCGCGCTGACTCCGGAAGGGGATCTTCAGAGGGACGAACTGGGGCGGATCGTCTTCCGTCCTGGTGGACACGGAGCGTTGATCGAGAATCTAAGCCGAACCGAAGGCGACCTGGTGTTCGTCAAGAACATCGATAACGTGCAACCCGACAAACGGCGCGAGACCACCGTTCGTTGGAAGAAAATCCTCGGCGGACTCGGTTCCTGGCTTCATGATCGTCGGGTCGAGTATCAGACTCGGCTGCAGGATGCGTCGACCGACGAGACGAACCACCGCGAGGTGGTGGACTTCCTCCGAGAGTGGTGTTTCATCGAATCGGTCTTGGTGGGTGACGATGACAAGGACCGTCGACGCCTCCAGAGAGTTCTCGACCGGCCGCTGCGAGTCGCAGGCGTCGTCCTCAATCGCGACGAACCCGGTGGAGGGCCGTTCTGGGTACGAGGCTCCGCCGGGGAGGATCGGCCGCAGATCGTAGAGACGGCCCAGATGAATCGCGAGGATCCCGAGCAGTCCCGACAGGTTGACGGCGCCACCCATTTCAACCCCGTCGATCTGGTCTGTGCGGTCCGAGATGCCGAGGGGCGATCCTACGACCTGGAGCGATTCGTCGATCCGGAGACGTCGATCGTCACCGAGAAGACGGTCGCCGGTCATCAAGTTCGTGCACTCGAGCGACCCGGTCTGTGGAATGGGGCGATGGCCGGTTGGTTGACGGTCTTCGTCGAGGTGCCGCTCGAGACGTTTAGTCCGGTCAAGTCGGTGTTCGATCTGCTAAGACCCGAGCATCAGTCCTGA
- a CDS encoding helical backbone metal receptor — translation MGRCAAGSQPFDPIDPRESRQEEAAILKRIVLCLLAFLALLAATGCQPDRRSGAVSDTRRLAVVSPAAAEMLELLELTDQIVAIGETEYWPESLVDLPSVGRFDAPNSERLIELRVDWLVTTSSRAADDRLRHLESLGVEVLALKTDTFDGVLSSIEQLGARFDREEQAARVVDRIRRDLADISDRTRDLPRPSTLIVVGREPLFVAGPGSHMDEVLKIAGGRNVIEDEGSPYRQFSLEEVLARKPEIILDTTGGAGSWSAFDFLPAVRDGRVYAIDPALVAIPGVRLAEMSLYVAHRVHPNRFEAGDVD, via the coding sequence GTGGGTCGGTGTGCTGCTGGGTCCCAGCCCTTCGACCCGATCGATCCGCGAGAATCCCGGCAAGAAGAGGCCGCCATCCTGAAGCGGATCGTCTTGTGCCTGCTGGCCTTCCTGGCGCTTCTCGCCGCGACCGGATGTCAGCCTGATCGCCGGTCCGGTGCGGTCAGCGATACACGGCGTCTGGCGGTCGTCTCCCCCGCGGCGGCAGAGATGCTCGAACTGCTGGAATTGACCGATCAGATCGTTGCGATCGGCGAAACGGAATACTGGCCTGAGTCGCTCGTCGACCTCCCCTCCGTCGGACGGTTTGATGCACCGAATTCCGAGAGGCTGATCGAGCTTCGTGTGGACTGGCTGGTCACGACCTCCAGTCGCGCCGCGGACGACCGACTCCGTCATCTCGAATCGCTAGGGGTTGAAGTGCTGGCCCTCAAGACGGATACATTCGACGGCGTGCTTTCTTCGATCGAACAACTCGGCGCCCGATTTGATCGCGAGGAGCAGGCGGCACGGGTCGTAGACCGGATACGGCGCGACCTCGCCGACATCTCGGACCGAACCCGCGACCTGCCGCGACCGTCGACCCTCATCGTGGTCGGCCGAGAGCCCCTATTCGTTGCGGGGCCGGGAAGTCACATGGACGAGGTGCTGAAGATCGCCGGCGGTCGAAACGTCATCGAGGACGAAGGCTCACCCTATCGACAGTTTTCGCTGGAAGAAGTGCTCGCACGGAAACCGGAGATCATCCTCGACACGACCGGTGGCGCGGGGAGTTGGTCGGCGTTTGACTTTTTACCCGCGGTTCGCGATGGGCGGGTGTATGCGATCGACCCGGCACTGGTTGCTATCCCCGGGGTGCGGCTCGCCGAGATGAGCCTTTATGTTGCCCATCGTGTCCATCCAAACCGATTTGAGGCGGGCGATGTCGACTGA
- a CDS encoding anthranilate synthase component I family protein — protein sequence MSSSLFPVPRPHYRRFRGSPCPLTLYRRVYGEERFGFLYESLEERGGRDRYSFLGGKPRVLFRSKGDVCDIEFDGITHHLRHDPLTLLRRLVQVGSTALPISTFPGGAVGYLGYDMIRFLAKIPDRNPDPLELPESQFIFPNEIIVIDHLDEVVHVLLYDDGGHVERAAELAAAIDSCPTPAPAASNDVADASDDVPLTANISREEFCAGVDRAKQYIRSGEIFQVVLSQRFEFDLPVPPIDLYAALRTTNPSPYMYYLHFDDLEIAGSSPEMLARLTGRRVVTRPLAGTRPRGRDAAQDEALAEELLADPKERAEHVMLVDLARNDLGRVCIPGSINIDEFFDVERYAKVMHIVSNVSGRIRDDRDAFDLFRSTFPAGTVSGAPKIRAMQIIDELETVRRGPYAGAIGYFSYLGDMDLCIGIRTIFAHRGKGYLQAGAGIVADSDPVTEYEETHSKARGLVRAIELARRRHH from the coding sequence GTGAGTTCTTCGCTCTTCCCGGTCCCGCGACCGCATTACCGGCGCTTCCGGGGCTCGCCGTGCCCTCTGACGTTGTATCGCCGGGTTTACGGTGAAGAGCGATTTGGCTTCCTGTACGAATCTCTCGAGGAGCGAGGCGGTCGCGATCGTTACTCCTTTCTGGGAGGGAAGCCTCGTGTGTTGTTTCGCAGCAAGGGCGATGTCTGCGACATCGAGTTTGACGGGATCACCCATCACCTGCGCCACGATCCACTGACGCTTCTTCGACGCTTGGTGCAGGTTGGTTCGACGGCACTCCCGATCTCGACTTTTCCGGGTGGTGCCGTTGGCTACCTGGGTTACGACATGATCCGGTTCCTCGCGAAGATCCCGGACCGCAATCCGGATCCGCTTGAACTACCGGAATCTCAGTTCATCTTCCCGAACGAGATCATCGTGATCGATCATCTCGATGAAGTCGTGCATGTCCTCCTCTATGACGATGGGGGGCACGTCGAGCGCGCAGCGGAGCTCGCGGCGGCAATCGACAGTTGCCCCACCCCGGCGCCTGCGGCGTCGAACGATGTCGCGGACGCCTCCGATGACGTCCCGTTGACGGCCAACATCAGCCGCGAGGAGTTCTGCGCCGGCGTGGATCGGGCCAAACAGTACATCCGCTCGGGTGAGATCTTTCAGGTGGTGCTCTCACAACGGTTCGAGTTCGACCTGCCCGTTCCGCCCATCGACCTGTACGCCGCCCTCAGAACCACCAACCCCTCGCCATACATGTACTACCTCCACTTCGACGATCTGGAGATTGCGGGCTCCTCCCCGGAGATGTTGGCCCGACTGACAGGTCGACGAGTCGTAACCCGACCCCTCGCCGGCACACGGCCCCGAGGACGGGACGCGGCGCAGGACGAGGCGCTGGCAGAAGAACTGCTGGCAGATCCGAAGGAACGCGCCGAACATGTCATGCTGGTGGATCTGGCCAGAAACGACCTTGGACGGGTTTGTATCCCCGGCAGCATCAACATCGATGAGTTCTTCGATGTCGAACGCTATGCCAAGGTGATGCATATCGTGTCTAACGTATCCGGCCGAATTCGCGACGATCGCGATGCCTTCGATCTCTTCCGTAGCACGTTTCCCGCGGGAACGGTCTCCGGGGCTCCGAAGATTCGCGCCATGCAGATCATTGACGAACTTGAAACCGTTCGCCGCGGCCCGTACGCCGGCGCGATTGGTTACTTCAGTTACCTCGGCGATATGGATCTCTGCATCGGCATTCGAACGATCTTCGCGCATCGTGGCAAGGGGTATCTTCAGGCCGGCGCCGGCATCGTCGCAGATTCCGATCCCGTGACCGAGTATGAGGAGACGCACAGCAAAGCCCGAGGACTTGTCCGCGCCATTGAACTGGCCCGCCGCCGACATCACTGA
- a CDS encoding AI-2E family transporter produces MGSERRGKTGADFLLMVASAIIVIAGLRAAGPLILPLLSSTFLALICLPLLHALQARRVPNLIAVTLTILVALGILFGVAFMIGGSVKTFSDEVPVYKERLEAMSDDLLEELADRGINVSDSVTSDIINPGAILDIAAGTLRGAAAVLSRLFLGFLTIIFILFEAGGFPAKLEAALGKREGSERFEKIRDEIKKYLAIKTLVSLATGITIAAGMSIIGLDYPLLWGTLAFLLNYIPNLGSIIAGLPPTLLAVVQLGPGYALAVALVFVGVNVTFGNFVEPYFMGRRLGLSTLVVFISLVFWGWVWGPVGMLLSVPLTMIVKIMLENTSDLRWVGVLLGPSPSTRSIRENPGKKRPPS; encoded by the coding sequence ATGGGTTCCGAAAGACGAGGCAAGACCGGGGCGGACTTTCTGCTGATGGTCGCCAGCGCGATCATCGTCATCGCCGGTCTGAGAGCCGCAGGGCCGTTGATCCTCCCACTGTTGTCGTCAACGTTTCTTGCGTTGATCTGTCTCCCACTCTTACATGCCCTGCAGGCGCGACGCGTTCCCAACTTGATCGCCGTCACCCTGACGATTCTGGTGGCGTTGGGAATCCTGTTCGGGGTGGCCTTCATGATTGGAGGCTCCGTCAAGACGTTCAGTGACGAGGTGCCGGTTTACAAGGAACGTCTGGAAGCGATGTCGGACGACCTGCTTGAAGAGCTTGCAGATCGAGGCATCAATGTCTCCGACTCCGTCACCTCCGACATCATCAATCCCGGCGCGATTCTGGACATCGCAGCCGGCACGCTTCGAGGAGCGGCGGCCGTTCTCTCAAGGCTGTTCCTGGGGTTCCTGACGATCATCTTCATCCTCTTCGAGGCCGGTGGATTTCCGGCGAAGCTGGAAGCGGCGCTCGGAAAGCGGGAAGGCTCCGAACGGTTCGAGAAGATCCGCGATGAGATCAAGAAGTATCTGGCGATCAAGACCCTCGTCAGTCTTGCGACCGGAATCACCATCGCGGCAGGCATGAGCATCATCGGCCTCGACTACCCACTGCTGTGGGGCACCCTGGCATTTCTCTTGAATTACATCCCCAACCTGGGATCGATCATCGCCGGTCTTCCTCCCACGCTGCTCGCCGTCGTGCAGCTCGGGCCGGGCTACGCGCTTGCGGTGGCATTGGTGTTCGTCGGCGTCAACGTCACGTTCGGTAATTTCGTCGAGCCGTACTTCATGGGCCGTCGACTCGGCCTCTCGACGCTGGTCGTGTTTATCTCCCTGGTTTTCTGGGGTTGGGTCTGGGGTCCCGTCGGGATGTTGTTGTCTGTGCCGCTAACGATGATCGTCAAGATCATGCTGGAGAACACGTCAGACCTGAGGTGGGTCGGTGTGCTGCTGGGTCCCAGCCCTTCGACCCGATCGATCCGCGAGAATCCCGGCAAGAAGAGGCCGCCATCCTGA
- a CDS encoding phosphoribosylanthranilate isomerase codes for MRTRIKICGLTRQSDAHDAVALGVDALGFVFAESPRQVSPTAVRRIVESLPPFVTTVAVVRGIGTDRALELAKESAVSMIQFHDETPVEEGCAVPYPWIQRHAVPDSGDAELLRASIGRSRARAHLIDPGAGDGVSFDWSIARDMPSPTFIAGGLTPLNVGDAIRAAQPFGVDVSGGVESSAGLKDLTKMSAFVDRVRRADGELYG; via the coding sequence ATGAGAACTCGAATCAAGATCTGCGGCTTGACCCGGCAATCGGACGCGCATGATGCGGTCGCGTTGGGCGTCGACGCGTTGGGATTCGTTTTTGCGGAGTCGCCGCGTCAGGTCTCCCCGACCGCGGTGCGGCGAATCGTGGAGTCGCTTCCTCCGTTCGTTACAACCGTCGCCGTGGTCCGAGGAATTGGAACCGACCGGGCACTCGAGCTGGCGAAAGAGAGTGCGGTTTCGATGATCCAGTTTCACGACGAGACGCCTGTCGAAGAGGGATGCGCCGTGCCCTACCCATGGATACAGCGTCATGCCGTCCCAGACTCCGGCGACGCGGAACTTCTCCGCGCGTCGATCGGGCGGAGTCGAGCCCGCGCGCACCTGATCGACCCCGGGGCCGGCGATGGAGTTTCGTTTGACTGGAGCATCGCAAGAGATATGCCATCGCCAACGTTCATCGCCGGCGGTCTTACGCCATTGAATGTCGGTGACGCAATCAGAGCGGCACAGCCCTTCGGCGTCGATGTGTCGGGTGGGGTCGAGTCGAGTGCCGGCCTGAAAGATCTCACAAAGATGTCCGCGTTCGTTGATCGCGTACGACGGGCCGATGGAGAACTCTATGGCTGA
- the trpA gene encoding tryptophan synthase subunit alpha — protein sequence MIETIFKTARTQERMALMPYVMAGYPNLTRSMEHLRAIVDAGADMIELGIPFSDPVADGPAIQHAAHEALRSGVTLRKVLDTVERHFPEIPVVLMSYLNPLLAVGRAPLLDRLSGIGFAGLIVPDLPLEECDAWRSATDRAGLSLVPLVAPTTRADRRKRILRDARGFVYYVSVAGTTGTRRTLSPMLAPALDRLRSETPLPVAAGFGISTADHVTALYGHADGIVVGSRIVEAIRNNEDVGAVVTTLKHATGGMTC from the coding sequence GTGATCGAGACGATTTTCAAAACGGCTCGCACCCAGGAGCGAATGGCTCTGATGCCTTACGTCATGGCCGGGTATCCGAATCTGACACGCAGCATGGAACACCTGCGGGCCATCGTGGATGCGGGTGCCGACATGATCGAACTGGGTATTCCGTTCAGCGATCCCGTCGCGGATGGACCCGCCATCCAGCACGCCGCCCACGAGGCATTGCGATCGGGCGTAACGCTCCGCAAGGTCCTCGATACCGTGGAACGACATTTCCCGGAGATCCCGGTCGTCCTGATGTCCTACCTGAACCCTCTGCTGGCAGTCGGCCGCGCGCCTCTTCTCGACCGACTCAGCGGGATAGGGTTTGCGGGTTTGATCGTTCCCGATCTTCCGCTCGAGGAGTGCGATGCGTGGAGGAGCGCGACGGACAGAGCAGGCCTATCGCTCGTACCGCTCGTCGCTCCGACCACTCGCGCGGATCGACGCAAACGCATCCTCCGTGACGCCCGAGGTTTCGTCTACTATGTGAGCGTGGCCGGAACGACCGGGACTCGTCGCACACTTAGCCCTATGTTGGCCCCCGCACTCGATCGACTCCGGTCGGAGACCCCTCTACCGGTGGCAGCGGGTTTTGGCATTTCCACGGCCGATCACGTTACTGCACTTTACGGTCACGCAGACGGAATCGTCGTCGGTAGCCGAATTGTCGAAGCGATCAGGAACAACGAAGATGTCGGGGCCGTCGTAACAACACTCAAGCACGCAACCGGGGGAATGACATGTTAA
- a CDS encoding iron ABC transporter permease: protein MSTDRPLTAARAIGYGAVAFAVLIVTILIAASLGAVRINLLDLLGASDVGTTAILRDVRLPRVLLAAMLGGALSLAGVVFQALLRNPLADPYVLGVSGGASLGNVIAVFVGLGGSSVLLAGFARPAAALVGAFLTLLLIERIATVAGRMTVYTVLLTGAIFNAFSAALIYFLQSIASLDQLHAIVFSLMGRVPNYGYTTLGVILIVLLIPTLLLFASARDYNALSLGEDGAAQLGVDVERLKRKTLFLGALLTAIAVSVAGMIGFVGLVVPHLLRLWRGPDHRLLIPLSVFGGATFLVIADLGARLFIAPGELPVGVVTALIGGPFFLYLLRRWGARHHV, encoded by the coding sequence ATGTCGACTGACCGTCCACTGACCGCGGCACGAGCCATCGGGTACGGCGCGGTGGCGTTCGCCGTGTTGATAGTGACGATCCTCATCGCCGCGTCTCTCGGTGCTGTTCGGATTAACCTACTCGATCTCCTGGGCGCGTCCGACGTCGGGACAACGGCGATCCTCCGGGATGTTCGACTTCCACGCGTGCTCCTCGCGGCCATGCTCGGAGGAGCTCTTTCCCTTGCCGGTGTTGTCTTCCAGGCGCTGCTCCGGAATCCGCTGGCCGACCCTTACGTGCTGGGGGTCTCGGGCGGAGCCAGTCTTGGCAACGTGATCGCGGTGTTCGTCGGGCTCGGTGGTTCGTCGGTCCTGCTGGCGGGCTTCGCCCGACCGGCCGCGGCTCTTGTTGGAGCGTTCCTCACGCTGCTCCTGATCGAGAGGATCGCAACGGTCGCTGGACGCATGACCGTGTACACCGTCCTCCTGACAGGCGCGATCTTCAACGCCTTCAGTGCCGCCCTGATCTACTTCCTGCAGAGCATCGCGTCTCTCGACCAACTTCACGCGATCGTCTTTTCGTTGATGGGACGCGTCCCGAACTACGGCTACACGACCCTTGGCGTAATCCTGATAGTCCTGTTGATTCCTACCCTGCTCCTGTTCGCGTCGGCCCGTGATTACAATGCTCTGAGCCTCGGCGAAGACGGCGCAGCGCAGCTCGGTGTCGACGTCGAGCGATTGAAGCGAAAGACGCTGTTTCTCGGAGCGCTACTGACGGCCATTGCGGTATCGGTCGCGGGCATGATCGGCTTCGTCGGCCTCGTCGTTCCCCATCTACTGCGACTCTGGCGCGGCCCGGATCATCGACTCCTGATTCCGCTCTCCGTGTTCGGCGGCGCAACGTTCCTCGTCATCGCGGATCTTGGCGCACGACTGTTCATCGCTCCCGGAGAACTCCCCGTCGGCGTCGTCACGGCACTCATCGGCGGCCCGTTCTTTCTCTATCTTCTTCGTCGCTGGGGTGCTCGCCACCATGTCTAA
- a CDS encoding ABC transporter ATP-binding protein yields the protein MSKHRLQTQGLGFGYGNRDVLKSVDLTVAGGEIVGLLGPNGTGKSTTIRILSGLERHYRGSATLDGVEIATMDRRALARRVAVVPQEPNFEFPFTALEIVLMGRHPHLAGLAFESTQDVEIARGALERCDALDLADRPIDRLSAGERQRVVCARALAQEPDVLLLDEPASFLDIRNQVAIYDLVRETVQRRNVAVLTVMHDLNLAAEYCDRIYLLDDGCVFAGGTTAEVLTYANLTKVFRAEVYVDTNALTGNLLVVPLPGNVQRALHPEATDSDQD from the coding sequence ATGTCTAAACACCGACTACAGACGCAGGGACTCGGATTCGGTTACGGGAACCGTGACGTCCTGAAGTCCGTCGACCTGACGGTGGCGGGCGGAGAGATCGTGGGACTCCTCGGCCCGAACGGTACCGGCAAGAGCACGACCATTCGCATTCTCTCGGGCCTCGAGCGTCATTACCGAGGGTCCGCAACACTCGATGGCGTCGAGATTGCGACGATGGATCGGCGCGCGCTGGCCCGTCGCGTGGCGGTCGTCCCTCAGGAACCCAACTTCGAGTTTCCTTTCACCGCCCTCGAAATCGTGCTGATGGGGCGTCACCCTCATCTTGCCGGGCTGGCGTTCGAGTCGACACAGGATGTCGAGATTGCCCGCGGCGCCCTCGAGCGTTGCGATGCACTGGATCTTGCCGATCGCCCGATCGATCGGCTGTCAGCGGGCGAGCGACAACGAGTTGTTTGCGCTCGCGCCCTCGCGCAGGAGCCGGACGTTCTGCTTCTCGACGAGCCGGCGAGTTTTCTCGACATACGGAATCAGGTTGCGATCTACGATCTTGTTCGCGAAACGGTTCAGCGTCGCAACGTGGCCGTCTTGACCGTGATGCACGATCTCAATCTTGCGGCAGAGTATTGCGATCGAATCTATCTGCTCGACGATGGATGCGTCTTTGCCGGTGGGACCACGGCAGAGGTCTTGACCTACGCAAACCTGACCAAGGTGTTCCGCGCGGAGGTCTACGTCGACACCAACGCCCTGACGGGAAACCTGCTGGTCGTGCCTCTTCCCGGCAACGTACAGCGTGCGCTTCATCCCGAGGCGACGGACTCCGATCAGGACTGA
- the trpB gene encoding tryptophan synthase subunit beta has protein sequence MADRAGYFGSFGGRYVPETLMEALHELDTAFNRSRGESTFVDELDALARNYVGRPTPLFPARRLSARAGGATIWLKREDLNHTGAHKINNALGQVLLATRMGKQRIIAETGAGQHGVATATACALFGLECHVYMGAEDVDRQRPNVQRMQLLGAEVIAVQHGSRTLKDAINEAIRDWVTHIETTHYVIGSVVGPHPYPTMVREFQAVIGRESRQQILEATSSLPVAVVACVGGGSNAIGMFHGFLDDDSVRLFGVEAEGSASISGGSPGVLHGANSYLLQSPEGQVLETHSISAGLDYPGVGPEHAWLHDSDRVTYDSCGDDDALAAFKLLSETEGIIPALESAHAVSYAMSLAAKHRPEDAVLVNLSGRGDKDLGIVEKERS, from the coding sequence ATGGCTGATCGTGCCGGCTACTTTGGGTCGTTCGGAGGGCGGTACGTCCCCGAGACCCTGATGGAGGCACTCCACGAACTGGACACGGCGTTCAATCGATCTCGTGGAGAATCGACGTTCGTAGATGAACTTGATGCGTTGGCCCGCAACTACGTTGGGCGACCGACACCGCTCTTTCCGGCACGAAGACTGTCGGCGAGAGCTGGCGGCGCGACGATCTGGTTGAAGCGCGAAGACCTCAATCACACCGGCGCTCACAAGATTAACAACGCACTCGGACAGGTGTTGCTTGCGACGCGGATGGGGAAACAACGGATTATTGCCGAAACCGGTGCTGGGCAGCATGGGGTCGCGACGGCAACAGCTTGCGCACTATTTGGCCTGGAATGCCACGTTTACATGGGCGCGGAAGATGTAGATCGACAGAGACCCAACGTCCAACGAATGCAACTCCTGGGTGCTGAGGTAATCGCGGTTCAGCACGGCAGTCGAACGTTGAAGGACGCGATCAACGAGGCCATCCGGGACTGGGTGACACACATCGAAACAACACACTATGTGATTGGTTCGGTGGTGGGTCCTCACCCTTATCCGACGATGGTGCGTGAGTTCCAGGCCGTCATTGGCCGCGAGAGTCGTCAACAGATTCTTGAAGCCACTTCATCGCTTCCTGTCGCCGTGGTCGCCTGCGTCGGCGGAGGCTCCAACGCCATCGGGATGTTTCACGGGTTTCTCGATGATGACTCGGTGAGACTCTTCGGAGTCGAGGCGGAAGGCTCGGCATCAATATCCGGAGGCTCCCCGGGCGTCTTGCACGGCGCAAACAGTTATCTGCTGCAGTCCCCCGAAGGACAGGTTCTGGAAACGCATTCGATATCTGCGGGACTCGACTATCCGGGGGTGGGACCGGAGCATGCCTGGCTCCATGACTCCGACCGAGTCACCTACGACAGTTGCGGAGACGATGACGCGCTTGCCGCCTTTAAACTGCTGTCGGAGACCGAGGGAATCATACCCGCGCTCGAGAGTGCCCATGCCGTTTCGTACGCCATGTCGCTGGCCGCGAAGCATCGTCCCGAGGATGCCGTGCTCGTCAATCTGTCGGGACGAGGAGACAAGGATCTCGGGATCGTCGAGAAGGAGCGGTCGTGA